The uncultured Desulfuromonas sp. genome has a segment encoding these proteins:
- a CDS encoding tetrathionate reductase family octaheme c-type cytochrome, which yields MSPISNESRCTSCHAGYGWQDSTFDFNDTGRMDCLVCHDTTGSYKKTPTAAGWPDKELDLKPIAEKVGHSSRVSCGRCHFNGGGGDAIKHADMGANLAQPHAECDVHMGHLDFSCRTCHTTRQHRIAGRSSSVAAAEGIVRCEQCHSESPHLGNSLLDHHLNRHSLTLACNTCHSPVYAKCAPTKTWWDWSKAGDKQRKATMVDLGTGKPLPDYHVKKGEFRWQRAVKPSYAWFNGNMARVLLGDAVTLDQGPVMLTRPLGSIQDPAARITPFKIMKGVQAFDPRYHTLLVPHLFPRNSEDTTAYWKHFDWQKAFTDGMASAGLPYSGQWQWQETWMYWRLEHEVMPAKMALSCIQCHDSLRGERTCDRCHQDSRHVDFKQQAHKTTDFSFLQQIGQPTQDLEKTSDYLDLKQLGYQGDPILTGGRFKQLPMGRNKQ from the coding sequence GTGAGCCCGATCAGCAACGAGTCTCGTTGCACAAGTTGTCACGCAGGATACGGTTGGCAAGACAGCACCTTTGATTTCAACGACACTGGACGGATGGATTGTCTGGTGTGCCACGATACCACCGGCAGCTATAAAAAAACGCCCACGGCGGCGGGCTGGCCGGACAAGGAACTGGATCTCAAACCCATTGCCGAGAAAGTCGGCCACAGCAGTCGGGTGAGCTGCGGCCGCTGCCACTTCAACGGCGGTGGCGGCGACGCCATCAAGCATGCGGATATGGGCGCCAACCTCGCCCAGCCCCATGCCGAGTGCGATGTGCATATGGGCCACCTTGATTTCAGCTGTCGCACCTGTCACACCACGCGCCAGCACCGCATCGCCGGGCGCAGTTCCTCCGTGGCCGCGGCCGAGGGCATCGTGCGCTGTGAGCAGTGTCATTCAGAGTCGCCGCATCTCGGCAACAGTCTGCTTGATCACCATCTCAACCGCCACAGCCTCACGTTGGCCTGCAATACCTGTCATTCGCCGGTGTATGCCAAGTGCGCGCCGACCAAAACCTGGTGGGACTGGTCCAAAGCCGGCGACAAGCAGCGCAAAGCAACCATGGTGGATCTGGGCACCGGCAAGCCTTTGCCCGACTATCATGTCAAAAAGGGCGAGTTCCGCTGGCAACGCGCCGTCAAACCCAGCTACGCCTGGTTCAACGGCAACATGGCACGGGTTCTGTTGGGCGATGCAGTCACCCTTGATCAGGGTCCGGTCATGCTCACCCGGCCGCTGGGTTCCATCCAGGATCCGGCCGCCCGCATTACTCCGTTTAAGATCATGAAAGGAGTTCAGGCGTTTGATCCACGCTACCATACCCTGTTGGTGCCGCACCTGTTTCCCCGTAATAGCGAGGATACGACGGCCTACTGGAAACATTTCGACTGGCAGAAAGCCTTTACCGACGGCATGGCCAGTGCCGGTCTGCCCTACAGCGGTCAGTGGCAATGGCAGGAAACCTGGATGTACTGGCGACTGGAGCATGAGGTGATGCCGGCAAAGATGGCGCTGAGTTGCATTCAATGCCACGACAGCCTGCGCGGTGAAAGAACCTGTGACCGTTGCCATCAGGACAGCCGCCATGTTGATTTTAAACAACAGGCACACAAGACGACGGATTTCAGCTTCTTGCAGCAGATCGGCCAGCCGACGCAGGACTTGGAGAAGACCAGTGATTATCTGGACCTGAAACAGCTCGGGTATCAGGGCGATCCGATTCTTACCGGTGGGCGGTTCAAACAACTGCCGATGGGACGCAATAAACAGTAA
- a CDS encoding translation initiation factor Sui1: MNRFQNEESRPVYSSEKGRLCPRCGEEVKQCRCQAASAAPGDGIVRISYETKGRKGKGVTVIRGIPLAGADLKEFAKTLKKTCGSGGAVKDGIVEIQGDHRPQLIDRLQDQGWTVKRSGG, translated from the coding sequence ATGAACCGTTTTCAGAATGAAGAATCCCGTCCGGTTTACAGCAGTGAAAAAGGGCGGCTCTGCCCGCGATGCGGTGAGGAGGTAAAACAGTGCCGTTGCCAAGCTGCGAGTGCCGCGCCGGGGGATGGCATTGTTCGCATCAGTTACGAAACAAAGGGGCGTAAAGGAAAAGGGGTGACGGTGATTCGCGGGATTCCTTTAGCGGGTGCGGATTTGAAAGAGTTTGCCAAAACCCTGAAAAAAACCTGTGGCAGTGGTGGTGCCGTCAAAGACGGCATTGTGGAGATTCAAGGTGATCATCGCCCACAACTCATTGATCGTTTGCAGGACCAAGGGTGGACGGTTAAGCGCAGTGGTGGGTGA
- a CDS encoding CHASE4 domain-containing protein, which produces MMLNLKSRLLLTYAGFVLVALSVALFSYYYFVLPGYAAIEEQDARHHMERVLTSIDREVVNLDRLVRDYAFWDDTYAFIETANETYLQSNYLDEMLIDNRLSSVAIFNSAGTVLFYKHLDLVTGVERPLDDSMYNDALAALGGGLIRPASGLLAGDNGLQMVAARSIMTSDARGPVRGTLVFSRPLDAALIHDLSRQFRFDIQVTPLHRIGDRLSQQLKHITRTAPIAVHASGDTSLDAYAKLTDLDQKEIAVVQMKLPRTLYVHTRNIMMSSLGLALLSILLLAFLFAATVRRMVMQPFKELANVIHSCRGNRIVPLPLTLSSDDMGGLAEEFNYLLTDLEESRVHQSFSEEKTDLIKRVVPSAIFTVDSNKVITSWNARAERITGYSAAEMVGSTCFLFAQTPCQESCGLFDEGIDKPIMGRECTIRHKNGSVLTISKNADFLRDAQGHIIGGIECFEDITVRKRSEEALQWELALNSRLAKLSHSILHHAGNVREVASEVLEYARNLTGSSHGFVAELDEQDQFQRLWDYTPMFEGLQKHQGHPIIPAPANGRGSLLHSVYKRQSGVYFNSLEQLSVVNLAEGINEEISHFMAVPVCDSKRIIGQVALANNANGYGKRELQAVEQLAELFAVVLSQAHDLQCSPDVENCHYAVKSLEVCQM; this is translated from the coding sequence ATGATGTTGAATCTTAAATCACGTTTGCTGCTGACCTATGCAGGCTTCGTTCTGGTTGCCCTTTCTGTGGCGCTGTTTTCCTATTATTATTTTGTCCTGCCGGGGTATGCCGCGATTGAAGAACAGGATGCCCGTCACCACATGGAACGGGTTCTCACGTCGATTGACCGGGAGGTGGTTAATCTCGACCGTTTAGTGCGTGATTACGCCTTCTGGGATGATACCTACGCCTTTATCGAAACCGCGAACGAAACCTACCTGCAAAGCAATTATCTTGATGAAATGCTCATTGATAACCGCCTGAGCAGTGTTGCGATTTTTAACAGTGCCGGGACGGTGCTGTTTTATAAACATTTGGATCTGGTCACGGGTGTGGAGCGGCCGCTGGATGATTCTATGTACAATGATGCGCTGGCCGCATTGGGAGGTGGTCTCATACGGCCCGCCTCCGGATTGCTGGCTGGTGACAATGGCCTGCAGATGGTAGCGGCGCGCTCCATTATGACCAGTGATGCCCGTGGCCCGGTGAGGGGAACCCTGGTGTTCAGCCGACCGCTGGATGCCGCTTTAATCCATGATCTGTCCCGCCAGTTCCGTTTCGACATTCAGGTGACACCATTGCACCGCATCGGCGACAGATTGTCTCAGCAGCTTAAGCACATCACCCGCACCGCACCCATTGCCGTCCATGCTTCAGGCGATACGAGCCTCGATGCTTATGCCAAACTGACCGATCTCGATCAGAAGGAGATCGCCGTCGTCCAGATGAAACTGCCGCGGACGCTGTATGTTCATACACGAAATATCATGATGTCATCGCTTGGTTTGGCCTTGTTGAGCATTTTGCTGCTGGCCTTTCTCTTTGCCGCCACGGTGCGTCGAATGGTCATGCAGCCCTTCAAGGAATTGGCCAACGTCATTCACTCCTGTCGTGGCAACCGTATTGTTCCACTGCCTCTGACGTTATCGTCTGATGATATGGGTGGACTCGCCGAAGAATTCAATTATCTGCTGACGGATTTGGAGGAAAGTCGAGTCCACCAGTCTTTTTCAGAGGAGAAAACCGATCTGATCAAACGGGTGGTACCCAGCGCGATTTTTACCGTGGACAGTAACAAGGTGATTACCAGCTGGAATGCCCGCGCCGAACGGATTACCGGCTATAGCGCCGCGGAAATGGTGGGCAGTACCTGTTTTCTGTTTGCCCAGACACCTTGTCAGGAGAGTTGCGGCCTGTTTGATGAAGGGATCGACAAGCCGATTATGGGGCGCGAGTGCACCATTCGCCATAAAAACGGCTCGGTGCTGACCATCAGCAAAAATGCTGATTTTCTTCGCGATGCTCAGGGCCATATCATTGGCGGAATCGAGTGCTTTGAAGACATCACCGTGCGCAAACGCTCTGAAGAGGCTCTGCAATGGGAACTGGCTCTCAACAGCCGTCTGGCCAAGCTGTCGCACTCCATACTGCACCATGCCGGCAATGTGCGTGAGGTGGCCAGTGAAGTTCTTGAGTATGCCCGCAACCTGACCGGCAGCAGCCATGGTTTTGTCGCGGAACTGGACGAGCAGGATCAGTTCCAGCGTTTATGGGATTACACCCCCATGTTTGAAGGGTTGCAGAAACATCAGGGCCATCCGATCATTCCGGCCCCGGCCAACGGCCGTGGTTCTTTGCTGCATTCGGTCTACAAACGGCAGAGCGGCGTGTATTTTAATTCGTTGGAACAGCTCAGTGTCGTCAATCTGGCCGAAGGGATCAATGAAGAGATTTCTCACTTTATGGCGGTTCCGGTGTGTGACAGCAAACGCATTATCGGTCAAGTCGCCCTGGCCAACAATGCCAATGGTTATGGAAAACGCGAGTTGCAGGCGGTGGAACAGCTGGCTGAACTGTTTGCCGTGGTGTTATCCCAGGCTCATGATCTTCAATGTTCACCTGATGTGGAAAATTGTCACTATGCGGTCAAGAGCTTGGAAGTTTGTCAGATGTAA
- a CDS encoding ferritin family protein has product MTSQQGVCYTFEAALEMALTMEQRCFRAYLQAIRTVKNRAAGLILKDAALDEIEHKQRLEKALIEGGIDPGDHLQQTMPLMNLDELLKQKELTPDADSRQALAYVIHLKKDSLEFYDKLAKGCTGAPMAPIFQQLANDESLNLQKLEDLYEEHFLTEN; this is encoded by the coding sequence ATGACATCACAACAAGGAGTTTGCTACACCTTTGAAGCGGCGCTGGAAATGGCACTTACCATGGAGCAGCGTTGCTTCCGGGCCTATCTGCAGGCGATACGCACCGTCAAAAATCGCGCTGCCGGGCTGATCCTCAAAGACGCTGCCCTGGATGAAATAGAGCATAAACAGCGGCTTGAAAAAGCCTTGATCGAGGGTGGGATCGACCCCGGCGACCATCTCCAGCAAACCATGCCGTTGATGAATCTGGATGAGTTGCTCAAACAAAAAGAGTTGACGCCCGATGCGGATTCACGTCAGGCACTGGCTTATGTCATCCACTTAAAAAAAGACAGTCTTGAGTTTTACGATAAATTGGCCAAAGGGTGCACAGGCGCGCCAATGGCACCAATCTTTCAACAACTGGCCAACGATGAAAGCCTTAACCTGCAAAAGCTTGAAGATCTTTACGAAGAGCATTTTCTGACGGAAAACTGA